In a genomic window of Sarcophilus harrisii chromosome 4, mSarHar1.11, whole genome shotgun sequence:
- the FCRL6 gene encoding Fc receptor-like protein 6 → MLLKVALLLLALFIGKFDVIAKPILSLQPPWTTFFFHEKVNLTCEHLDLIGLGNIQWYKQGKKFHKTSTNTIIILESGQYSCGNEDSALSDPVTITFSKGWLVLQAPYSVFEGDAVILQCQGWKKSKLSRVTFHKWKKSIYFTEENKALSIKAARKEDSGQYSCSAYVENQKKEQRSTLVILQVQELFPRPKLRIKNSTEAMVGSSVNLSCETQLPPQRSASRLYFSFYKDNRTIRGRDESPEYRIPATIIAGTGFYWCVAATEHDQVQKQSLELEIQGSTSIPLGHRRSQLVLGILVLFVMTGISASFLLYFRVLKKTGAATPDPARGAFFPGTPETPKASSSPDLESCPVYVNVNPLDEKNENIVYSEVFFREQKKKAISQDPSPRKEDFSVIYSKMRLPQNQKLSPA, encoded by the exons CTCTATTCATTGGAAAGTTTG ATGTCATCGCAAAGCCCATCCTGTCTCTTCAACCTCCATGGAccactttcttttttcatgaGAAAGTAAATCTGACTTGTGAGCATCTGGATCTCATCGGATTAGGAAACATCCAATGGTACAAACAGGGAAAGAAGTTTCACAAAACCTCTACAAACACCATTATAATCTTGGAAAGTGGACAGTACAGCTGTGGGAATGAGGATTCTGCCCTTAGTGACCCTGTAACCATCACATTCTCGAAGG GATGGCTGGTCCTCCAGGCTCCTTATTCTGTTTTTGAAGGAGATGCTGTGATTTTACAATGCCAAGGATGGAAGAAATCTAAGTTATCCCGGGTTACAtttcacaagtggaaaaaatccatttatttcactgaagaaaacaaagctCTGTCCATCAAAGCAGCAAGGAAAGAAGATAGTGGTCAGTACAGTTGTAGTGCATATGTGGAAAatcaaaaaaaagagcaaagatcTACCCTTGTCATCCTTCAAGTCCAAG AGTTGTTCCCTCGACCTAAACTAAGAATCAAAAATTCCACGGAAGCCATGGTGGGGAGCTCAGTGAACTTGAGCTGTGAGACACAACTACCCCCTCAGAGGTCCGCCTCCCGGCTCTACTTCTCCTTCTACAAGGATAATAGGACCATACGAGGCAGAGACGAGTCCCCAGAATACCGCATTCCAGCCACCATAATAGCAGGGACTGGGTTTTACTGGTGTGTGGCAGCCACGGAGCATGACCAAGTCCAGAAACAGAGCCTCGAGCTGGAAATTCAA GGCTCTACATCTATCCCCTTGGGGCACAGGAGGAGCCAGCTGGTTCTGGGGATTCTGGTCTTGTTTGTCATGACTGGCATCAGTGCATCCTTTCTACTTTATTTCAGGGTCTTGAAGAAAACAG GAGCTGCTACCCCAGATCCTGCCAG GGGTGCATTCTTCCCAGGTACTCCAGAAACCCCTAAAGCCTCCTCATCACCAGACCTGGAGTCTTGTCCAGTGTATGTCAATG TGAATCCTCTGGatgagaagaatgaaaatattgtCTATTCTGAGGTATTTTTCagggaacagaaaaagaaag